DNA from Aggregatimonas sangjinii:
CTGGGCATCCGGGTCTTCCTGTGCTATCGTTATGGCGCTTACCGGTACCCGGTCGGGTTCCACCACCGTGACGGTCACCGTATCGGTCGCCTCGGGGTTCGAGAGCGAGGTAACGGTCACTATGGCCGTGCCAAGACCCACCGCGATACAGATGTTGTTCTCATCGATCAGTACCACATCGGGATTATCGGATACCAGGATAAAGCCTTGATCGCTCGCGTTGGGCGGGTCGAAGGTGATGTCGGGCGCCACCTCGTCGCCCAGTTGCAGCTCTATGGTATCGTCCTCGCCCAGGAAGATCGAGATGACCCGGATTACCTCCACCACGTTGAAGGACAGCGTTTCCCTGAGCTCCTGCCCGTTGCTGTCCCGCAGCACGAAGACCAGCTCTTGGGTACCGAGCTCCGAGGGCGTGAACATAAAGGGATAGGTACCGGGCGCTATCGCGGCATAGTCGCCGTCCAACGGATAGCCCTCTTCCTGTATCGGGGCAAGCGTACCCGAACCGGAGGCGAACTCCAGACGGGCCTCGTAGGTGACCTCCAGGGCCGTGTCCACCGGCTCGAACAACAAGAAGATATCGGCCGCCTTTCCCAGTTCGATCTCGGTGAGCTCGCTAGAGGCCTCCCAAAGGGCGGGGACGTTCTCCAGATCGTACGTTATCTCGATCTCCTCCGAAATCCCGAAATTGTCCGACCCGACGATCTTTACCCGGTGCTCCCCCACTTCGGTACCCATGTACAACAGCGAGGTCGTAAAAGGGGACTCTATAGGCTGGCCCTTTCCCGCCTCCAGACGGTTCCCTTCGACGTCCTCGAAGTAACCGTTGCCCTGCAGTATCTCATAGGAAATGGTGTACTCGTAGTTCTCCAGAATTGCCTCGGGCACTATGGTAAAGGTTGTGGGGAGGCCCTGGTTGACGAAGCCCTCGGAGGTATGCTCCTCGAGGATCTCGAACTCCACCTCGGTGATCAGCCCCACGTCCTTGGTACAGGCTAGCGCCACCAAGAACAGGCAACAAAGGGATACGGCTCTATCGAGGGACTTTTTCATTCGCAGTGTGGGACTGACGGTTAACGGTCTTCGTAATCAAAGGGTGCCCTGAACCGGCACCATCCGCTTAGATTAACGGTAGCACAAGATAAGGATTCGTACGTAATGTTAAAACCGATAATATACATTTTAATCCGGAATTCGGACAAAGGATTGTTTTAAGGGATGAAATGAGAAATTCGGCAATCGCCAAAATTGACCTAAGACTAAGGTAGGCTATCATAAGGTTCCCCGTTGAAAATAGTAGGGATATTCATGCTTTATATAGGACTATATCTTCTGAAAACAGTGCATATTTAGCGATGCACTAACTTAAAGGCGACTCTGAAATACAGAAAGAATAATTCGATTATTCCACATATCTAATTTTAGCAGATGATATTATAAAAGAAGAGTATGTTTATTTAAATTATTCAATCACATGGTTGTGCAGTATCCCTGACCTGAAAGCCGACATTTCGCATTTGGGTAGGTAATGACAAATTATTAGATACAGTAAAATTAAAATCGTAAAATTCACAGTTTGGTCTTTCCAAACCGACAAAGGTTCCAGATGAAGTCCCAGAGGATACAGTAAACAATTGAGAGCTTATAAATGAACCAGCACCATATTCAAAATCGGCTATGATATCGCCGCCATTTCGATTAAACTGCATTTGAAAGACAATACCCGCGTCAATGGCCGCCTGATTCGGGGTAATCCTAAACGTGATGTTGACTGATCCACTAACTGGACTGGAAACTGGGTCTATTGAAAAACTAAAATCTGGTGAGGGTGGTGCGCTTGCCTCCGCTAGCGTAATAGTCCAAACCTGAATGTCGCCATTTTGGGCAGTGACCGTATAAGATACCGGTACACTGAAATCTTGTGGGGAAATATCTTGAGGATTAATAGTAGCCCCCTCTGAAATGGTCAACGAGATTGGACTTGCATTCCTGCTCGAACCGAATTCGACTTCCCCAAGTACCGTGTGATTTAGTACATCAATAACGGGTGGGCCCGTTAGACGTGGGAAATTAAAGCTTAGGATATCGTTTCCACTTCTCAGGCTAACTGTTACCGTTCTAAATCTCTCAGCCACATTTCCAGCAGTATCACTTACAGTGTAAGTCACCAAATATGTGCCTGCTGTAGTCGTATCAACTGAACTATTGTCTATACTGATGTCATCATTGCTTAGAATTCCATCCACATCATCCTGGGCAGTTGCGCCTTCTTCGGTGTAGGGTTCGTTAACGAAAAGTTCAACAGGATCAAGTCCAATAAGTGAGATTTCGGGTGGCGTAGTATCCGAGGAGCCCGAGCCATTAACCGTTACAGTTACTCTAGCGATATTTGAACTCAGTTGACCATCTGAAACCCTGTAATCAATAGTTGTCTGCCGGCTCTCTCCATCATTCAAGTTTTCAAAATCCCCATTCGTATCAAAACTAAGCGCTCCCCCAGCGGAAATGGTAAAAAGTCCGCCGTTGGAACCGCCGATCGGCTGCCCAATATTCGCGCTACTTCCTGCAACCCAATCCACTGTTAAGTCGTCATTTTCACCATCGACATCATTGGTTAAAATTGGTCTATTTAAATTCCCTCCTTCGGCCACTTCAAAACTATCATTTCCAGCCACAGGTTCAGTATTTTCTGCTGTAACCGTTATTTGAGCAGTGGTTATGATACTATTATCATCCACTGATATAGCTGTAACGGTTGTGGTGCCCGCTTCCACTCCCCGAACCAGTCCATCGTTATCGACCGTCGCAGTATTAGGATTATCTGAGGACCATACTACCTCTTGATTGCTAGCGTTCGTCGGATCGAAAACCAACCCCAATTGGACCGTAGCCCCTTCCACTATCGATGCAGTACTCGGAGTTACGGATATTCCTATCAAAGGAATATCGGCAGGAGTTACGGTAATGCTCGCAGTTTGAGACGCACCGTTACCGTCAATAGCGTCAGCTATGATATTTACTGTCCCAACGGAAATTCCCCTTACTAGGCCGGTGCCATCTATCGTGGCAATATCCTCATCTTCTGAAAACCAATCCACGCCAGCTGCGGATGCATCGGCGGGCAGCGTTGTGCCATTCAATTGCAACTGTTCCCCGACCGCGAGAGTACCGCTGGGCGGATCAATCACTACGCTCGTTACAGGTATTTCAAGGAAATTCACGTCTATTATCGCCTCGGCCGCAATGTTGCTTCCATCGTTAGTGGTTGCCGTGATGATAGCACTGCCTTCTGCCTGTAGACCGGTAACATTCCCATTTTGATCGACACTAACGGCATCCGGATCGCTGGATTGCCATGTAAGTATTCGATTGGTCGCGTCGTTCGGGGTGATTTCCGTGGTGAGCCTTAATGTCTCGTCTACTTCCAAAAGATATTCACTGGGAACAATATTCAAGGCGGTAATCGATACAGGTGTTTGCGTGATGGTAATGGTAACCTGGCCGAAGTCTTCATTACCAGGATTACCATCGCTAACGGTGTATCCAAAACTGGCATCTCCCTGATACTCCCCTGAACTGGTAAAAACGAATGTTCGGCCATCGTTATCTTCCGAAAAAGAGCCGGCATTGTCAGGCTGTACACCTATTATTCCGGAAATAATCAGTTCGGCATTCGGGGTATCGACATCGGTGTCATTGGCGAGTACGTCGATACGCACACTCCCCCCCAATTCGACTGCTCCAACGTCGTCGACCGCAACGGGAGGTTGGTTTGCGGCCGCCGTGGTATTTACCGTCCATACTTGTTGTATCCCACTCTGCGAGATGACCGTATAGGTAACCGGAGCACTGAAATCGCGCGCTTGCGTTGTACTAGGTTCAATGGTCGCGTTGTTCGACGTCGTAAATTGCAATGGGACAACGTTCAGTTCGGTGCCATCGGTAACGTTTACCGTTACCGTATGATTTACAGTATCTATAGTTGAACTATTCTGAACCGGAAGTGAAAAAGCAATGATATCGTTCTCATCACTTCCCGTGGAAGGCAGGACGGTAACCGTAACGGTCCAGAATTTTTCCACTCCATTTTCAGCTGTTACGACATAAATGAATTGTTCGGTAAAATCCTGTGCTTCGGTGGCCACCGGAAATAGCATGGCATTTTCTGAAAGCGTTACCTCATTTGGTACTATCGATGTTAGGTCGATACCCTGGGGCACTTCAATAGCAACGGTAGCATTTTCATTATCAATGATGCTTGTACCCACCTGATTTGGTATGCTAAAGGAGATGATTTCATTCTCCGCATTGCTGTCAGCCGGCACAATGACAATGCGTATCGTCCAAATCTGCTCTTCTCCATTTTCAGCGGTAACCGTATAGGTTACAGGCCGACTAAAGTCTTGTATTTCGGTAATGTCCGGACTTACTGTTGCACCTTCGGAGACAGTAAAAATCTGTGGAATAACATTTAGTTCTGTACCTTCTAAAACGTTGACAAAAATGACATGGTCGTTGCGATTGATATCTGCATCTGTCTGAACAGGTAGGGCAAATGAAACAATATCATTTTCACCGCTACCCGCAGGTGGCGAGACCGTTACGTTCACCGTCCATAGCTGTGCCGTACCGTTGCCCGCCGTGACGGTATAGGTCTGTGCGGCGTTGAAATCGCGTACCTCCCCGATGCCCGGGTCGATTGTCGCTCCTCCCGAAATACTCAGTGCCGAGGGGGCGGTATTCAATTCGGTACCGTCGGTCACGTTCACCGTGATGGTATGGGTGTCCGCATCTATGGTCGAACTGTTCTGGATAGGCAGCGCAAAGGCCGTGATGTCGTTCCCGTCCTGCAGCGAACCGCCGCTGATGTTCACCTCTATCGTATCGACCACTCCGGGGTCAGATACCGAGGTGGCCGTTATCGTGACCGTTCCCGCCGCAAGGCCGGTCAAAAGTCCGTTCGCATCTATGGTGGCGACCGTATCGTCGCTCGAGGACCAGATGACACTGGCATCCGTGGCATCGGCGGGCAGTACCGTGGCGATCAATTGCCGTACCGCCCCCTGGGCATCCGGGTCTTCCTGTGCTATCGTTATGGCGCTTGCCGGTACCCGGTCGGGTTCCACCACCGTGACGGTCACCGTATCGGTCGCCTCGGGGTTCGAGAGCGAGGTAACGGTCACTATGGCCGTGCCAAGACCCACCGCGATACAGACGTTGTTCTCGTCGATCAGTACCACATCGGGATTATCGGATACCAGGATAAAGCCTTGATCGCTCGCGTTGGGCGGGTCGAAGGTGATGTCGGGCGCCACCTCGTCGCCCAGTTGCAGCTCTATGGTATCGTCCTCGCCCAGGAAGATCGAGATGACCCGGATTACCTCCACCACGTTGAAGGACAGCGTTTCCCTGAGCTCCTGCCCGTTGCTGTCCCGCAGCACGAAGACCAGCTCTTGGGTACCGAGCTCCGAGGGCGTGAACATAAAGGGATAGGTACCGGGCGCTATCGCGGCATAGTCGCCGTCCAACGGATAGCCCTCTTCCTGTATCGGGGCAAGCGTACCCGAACCGGAGGCGAACTCCAGACGGGCCTCGTAGGTGACCTCCAGGGCCGTGTCCACCGGCTCGAACAACAAGAAGATATCGGCCGCCTTTCCCAGTTCGATCTCGGTGAGCTCGCTAGAGGCCTCCCAAAGGGCGGGGACGTTCTCCAGATCGTACGTTATCTCGATCTCCTCCGAAATCCCGAAATTGTCCGACCCGACGATCTTTACCCGGTGCTCCCCCACTTCGGTACCCATGTACAACAGCGAGGTCGTAAAAGGGGACTCTATAGGCTGGCCCTTTCCCGCCTCCAGACGGTTCCCTTCGACGTCCTCGAAGTAACCGTTGCCCTGCAGTATCTCATAGGAAATGGTGTACTCGTAGTTCTCCAGAATTGCCTCGGGCACTATGGTAAAGGTTGTGGGGAGGCCCTGGTTGACGAAGCCCTCGGAGGTATGCTCCTCGAGGATCTCGAACTCCACCTCGGTGATCAGCCCCACATCCTTGGTACAGGCTAGCGCCACCAAGAACAGGCAACAAAGGGATACGGCTCTATCGAGGGACTTTTTCATTCGCAGTGTGGGACTGACTCATTAACGGTCTTCGTAATCAAAGGGTGCCCTGAACCGGCACCATCCGCTTAGATTAACGGTAGCACAAGATAAGGATTCGTACGTAATGTTAAAACCGATAACATACTTTTTAATCCGGAATTCGGACAAAGGAATGTTTTAAGGGACGAAAGGATGCGCACGGATTAATAATGAGGAAGAAGGGCAATAAAAAACTATTCCAAATAGTAGCGCAAACCGATACCTGAGTAGTTCGTGAACTTACCAAAGTCACTATTCGCATGATACGCTTCAGAAGTCTTTAGTACTAAGGAGAAGTACTCACTAATGATTATATCGTAATCGAGGCTCACGACGCCCCCGAAAATAAATTTACTTTTACCCGCTACGGAGACTATATTGGTAAGCTCAACTTGACCGTTATTAACAGATTCATAACCAACAAGGGCTCCACCACCGACGGACAAGCTTTGCTGAAGTATTCTACGACTTCGCAATGTCAACACCGTAAAAAAGTAAGAGTAACTACCGGTAACACTGAGATATGGAACGTCTACCTCTCCATTTTTAAAATTAGTATAAGTTCCGTTTAGGGCTATTTGCGTAAAAGACCTATCATTCAACATTGTATTGAAGGTAAACTCACCACCATACCCATCACCATAAATACCCCCGGTCAAAGTGGCAGTTTTTGAGTATTGGGCAGAGCTTACCACAGAAAAACCTAGTAGTAATAGAACGATGGTGTATTTTATACTTAGATTCAATTCGATGGGGAGTTTACTATTAAATTATCCATGGGCAGTACTACCCCATTATCACTACTTGCATCGGTCAACACTATGCTTACGGTCTCTTTGTTTCCAATTTCAAAATTTTTAAATACATACACTACTTCGTTAACACTTTGTGGATCGATGGTTTCCTGAAGATTAAAACTATAAAGAGGAGTGATTATTTTTTCTAATTGACCTACCCCTGTTCTTCTGAAAAACCCCAATCCTCCCACTGAAAATTCTTTTTTCGAATTATTCTCTATTTGTAAAATAAAATACTTTTCGTTTCTGTCAGTAAGGATATTATTCAACCGAAGTGCTATTTTTTTGTTCTTTCTAAAACTTCTTTTTAAAATGGTTTTCTGCAAATAATTGTTCTCGCAAAAAATACGGTAATACTCTTCACGGTCGGTATCGTACAAATCGTCATCTTCATTCTCTCGACTGTTATTCCCAGACGCTTGTTTTGGAACATCCTTATTCTGCTGCACCAAAGTATCCATAGAAGTATTATCCATATTCACCTGTGCTGTTGGCTTGTTATCCGTTGCTGTCGAAGAAGAAGTATCGGCTTCATTCGCTTGGGTAGCGTCCGAAGTATCGGTATCGACGGGAGCACTAGTATTATCAGTGATCTCCGGTGAATCGTTTTCCTCGGTTTTCCGATCCGCAACATCCGAAGCGCCAACTGTTTTGCCCGGATTGGTCTGGCTCACCGCCTGATCGATGGTAAGGATAAAATTGAATTTCTGAATTTCTTCCGAATAGCTAAGCGCAAAAGAATAGGCATACCCGTCTTCCGTAATTACTAAAAGATTGCTGGGCTTACCTTTACGGCCTTTGAGCAATCCTATTTGGGTATGGTCTTCGTATTCAAAATTAAAATTTACAGCGGGAGGAACTACTTTGGCTATGTTCGACGGAAAAAAAATCGTGGTGGTCACATTATCGTTGGCATTTATCGGAATGGCAGATTGCGCCTGTACAGCAAAGCATGCCAACAGCATACTTCCTAAAAAAACCACAAAGCAGGTAGGGAACGATTTCATAGGTGAGGCTTCTTTGCTGGCTTTAGACCATTTTAATTGACCAACGTCAGGCCTAATAACACAAACGACCAAAATACAAAATTATTAAATAATGACCCGAAACTTTTAAGTTATCGGTAAAGGGAGCGATTTCATGGATTTGTGAAGCCCTGCCTCCATTGAGGCACTATAAGGTTACAATACGGTGATCACTCTACAAGGGAATCCTTGTTTTCGGGTTGCATGATTCCAAATACTGGCCATTTATCTAAAATGGGCTTTCAAAAAATCCCGCGCATTCCCGAACATAAATTTATCCACTATCTCTTTGGCGCTCAACCTATTTTTGGGCTCTAATTTCTTTCCTTCAGGACTCTTCAGGAAATCATTTGCATGCTTCACTAAAAATTTGGGCAGTTTATCTAAATCCTTGGCGGCCCAAAAACCGGGCAAAGGGTCGATGATACCATCAAAATCGGTTCCCAAGCATTGAATATTCCACGCCTCCATTTTAAGTAAATTCAGATATTTGGCCATATGTTCTATTTGCTTCCAGATAAGTTTAGAGCTCTTGTTGCGGCCGGCCAACAAACCCATCACTTTTTTATGTGCAATACGCCGCTCATCCAATTGTATTCCAAAAATACCTTGTGAACGTGCGATTCTGAAAATCTCATCGTCGTAAAAATTGATAGTCGCATCATTGAAATCAGTATCGACCCGATTGTTATCGATCGGATTGTTACGACCATTGACGGCACCGTGGCTAACAATAAGCGGGATTTTACTAGCGTATTCCGATTTTACAATTTCGTAATACTCATAACGTGATTTCACATTCATATGTTTGACATCAATGAGAATGCGGTTCTTTTTATTATTGTCAAGCAAGGCGGAAAGTGCTTTTTTACCCAAAGATGTAATGCCCTGACTATTATCCACTTTTTGCTTGATAATAGCATCCACGAGTCCACCCATGCTCTTTTCGTGGCCGCAGAGTTCGTTATCGAAGTGATGTGCCAACCCTACGAAAAATGGACGAAAGGTCCAATTTTTTACGATTTTTATATTTTCGAGGACCTCTTTTTCGTCCGCTTTGGGCCGCCCCGCCAAGACCAAACCGGAATTGAAAACATGACAACCTTCGATGCTTGTAATCATGAAGATAGTAGGAATACCGTCAGCTTTCCACTGCTCGATTTCCTGATAACTTTTGACCATTTTATAACGGACTTTTTTGCCGTGTACAGTAACCGGTTTATTATCCAATTCTTTGTAAAATTCATATTCGTTATTTAAGTCTTCAAAATAGTCGGTCATTTTCTGAATATGACGGATGCGATCTATTCCGATACCAGTGGCGAGATTTCTGAACAAACGCCCAATGAATTTTACATCGCCCGTATCGTGAACCATTTGTTTTTCCATGGGGTATAGGGAAATGACGAGTATCCTGCCTTTGCCGCCATAAACCGATGTCAGGTCTGACTGGGTGAATTTGGTCAATGTCAAAAGATTATTGATTTTCTTACTGACCGGATTCACTCCTTTCCTATGATAAATGCTATTTCTTCTCATCCGATTGGGGCTGTTCCGTTTTTTAGTGCTTTTTTGATCGAAACTTCTTCCAAAGGGCTTTAGGGAGGGGTGGCAATGTAAATCGATATACACATTTTTCATACTTGCATATTAATAGAATAAAAATTCGAATAGTATCGAGGGCGGGGAAAAGGTCGTATCAATAGACCCTAGCGTGCGACGTCATGCTACAATTAGCGCGACATAACCAATATTGTAATGGGAGAATGATGTGAGGGAAATTCAGTGCTTGACTAGACTAAAGATATACATTTTTGACAAAAATAGTACTTGCGCTCCTAAAAAGATGCCGTTATTTTAATAATGTAGATATTTACCATGAACCGTATATCTTTTAAATATTACCGAACAAGTTAAAACTGTGCCATTTACTTTGTGTACGATGATTATCCTTTTTCTAAAACGCATGCTTTCCGACGCGTCATCTTCAAGAGGCAAAAACGTGAATCTATTTAAAAGACTGTATGGAAATGTCTCGCTTATTTTCTTAGGGCCTCTTTTTGCGCCTTATTTCGTTAAAATTTTTGACCGTAGCGCTGCTATGCTCAAAAATTTTGCCTCATAATGCATCAAAAATAGACCATAACAATTCTAACGACATATTTCCAAACAGTCTCTAAGTAAGAAATGATGTCGAATAAGAAGCATTGAAATTTTGCCAAACCCCAACCCTAAAAAAAGGCTTCAGATTGATGCGCAATAATACCGATTATTATGGCCTATTTTAAATATCTTTGCCGGTTTATAATTGACATCAATGCATACATCCAAATTTTTCGTTGCGCTCTTTCTACTAGTGTTTTGTTTATCTAATAGGGTCAGTTCGCAACTGGTGAACATCGAATCTCAACGAATGCAGAGCGACTCGGTGCGATTTGCGTTGAAAAGCGATTTGCTATTCAATTACAGTGACAACAATGGGAATTATATCATTCAAATCGGTTCGAACATCACGGCCCAATTGAAAGCCAAAGATTTAAAAAAAACATATTTTTTTATTGGGAACTATAACCTTATTCGGAGTAAGGACGAAGAATTCCAAAACTCATGGTTCCTTCATGTACGGTACAATCAAAAACTTTCTAAACTATTTCGTTTGGAGGCTTTTCTCCAAAATCAAAACAATACGCGCCTCACCATCACGAGCCGCAATTTAATCGGTGCAGGGATACGCTTAAAATTCATATCGACGGAAACGGGAAAGGCTTATTTTGGAAATTCCTATATGTACGAAATAGAGCAGATAAAAGAACCTAAGCAACAGTTTTACAACCATAGAAACAGTAGTTATTTGTCGCTATCACAGCATTTTAAGAGAACGAAGCTCGATTTGGTTGGCACGGTCTATTTTCAACCTCTATACAACAACATCGCCAACCATCGTGTTTTAGCACAGCTGAAGGCGGAATTACCCTTGGGCAAGCGATTGCGTTTTTCGGCTTTGTACAATTATTTTTATGCCAGTTTTCCTGAAAACGACACTTCGGACTATTCCTCGAATTTACAGCTTGGGCTAACTTTTCAAATATAAAATACCACACGACTCGTTTAATCTAGGCTGGCGACCTTGGGTTCCTCATAGGAAAGACGGTAAATAGCATCCCCAAAGTCATCGGAAATCAATAAGGAACCGTCTTTTAATTCTAATATGTCTACAGGTCTCCCGAACGCTTCTTGCGTTTCTTCATTGAGCCATCCGTCCAGAAAGGTATCGTAGCTTACGGCCTTGTTGTCTTGCAAGGTTACCGTTGAGATTTTATAACCTACTTTGGAGCTCCGGTTCCACGATCCATGTTCGGCGATAAAGGCCAATCCCTTATATTTTTCGGGGAACATGCCCCCCGTATAGAACTTGATTCCCAAAGGAGCTACATGGGCCCCTAACGCCTGAACGGGTGCTACAAAATCCGAACAGGGATGTTGGCTGCCGAACTCCGGGTCCGATACAGTGCCCCCATGACAAAACGGATAGCCAAAATGTTGGCCCGCTACTGTAACGCGATTTAGCTCACAAGGTGGAATGTCATCTCCGAGCATATCCCTGCCGTTGTCGGTAAACCATAATTCCTCCGTTTCCGGATGCCAGGTAAAGCCGACGGAGTTCCGTACGCCCTTTGCATAAATTTCCCTGTTCGTACCGTCCGGGTCCATTCGAGTGATGGTCGCGAAACGCTCGTCTTCCTTCGATTTATCACAAATATTGCAGGGTGCGCCTACTGGTACATATAATTTTCCGTCGGGACCGAAGGCAATATATTTCCAACCATGGTGAAACTCTGTCGGATAGTCGTCATAGACCACTTCCGGGGACTTTGGAGTACTTAACTGCTGTTCTATGTTGGGATACCGCAAAAGTCTACCCACCTCTGCAACATATAATGCGCCATCTTTGAAGGCCAGGCCGTTGGGCACCTTCAGAGTAGTGTCGAGAACAATCATTTTTTCCGCCCTAAAATCCCCATCCAAATCCTGAAGCGCGTAAACGGTATTCTCATTTCTCGTACCAACAAAAAGAGTTCCATTGTCGCCCATAGCCATTGAACGCGCTCCGTCTATACCCTCCGCAAAAACATCGATCTTAAATCCTTCGGGAAGATTTAAACTATCTATGGCCAGATTACCTTCATAGGGAGGTGCTTCTTTGGCAATGGGAACTTCAACAACCTCTTTTTTATCCTCTTTACAGGACGCAATAACAAGGCAAAGAAGTAATGCGAGTCCGCCTTTTCCGACTAATTTTTTCATACGATGATTCATTTTAAGAAGAATATAAAGATACTCAAGCCATTTTCACCCTCCAAGTACTGCTAACAATTTTAGCTAACCGTTTCGCCGTTTATGGTAGCTTCCACTGTAGAAATCGACATAGACGGACAATGACATTTCAGAACTATTCGTGCAGTTGATCGGTAAAACTTCTTAGCTTTAGCCGTTTCGGGCCTAGTCCTAGAGCTTACGGAGCCATTCTTGAGCTAAAACCCACAAATGAAGCAACTAAACCAGAAACTTTGCGGGGATATGGATATCAACCTTGAGCCCAGAAGATATAGAGACTGAGGCTTACATGAGTTGCACTTAATAATTCAAAACAACAATGCGTATGAAAATAGTTTGGAAAATCCTTTCCTACCTCTTGGCGGCATTCTTTATATACGCTGGCGTGCAGCACTTTATAAAGCCCGTATTCTATGAGCCATTTGTCCCCTATTTTCTGCCTTACAAATCCTTATTTGTCTATGCTTCTGGGGTTTTGGAAGTCTTATTCGGTGTTTTGGTATTCGTGCCGAGGTTTGCAAGAGTGGGTGCGACAGGTATATTACTATTATTGATTGCCTTTCTTCCGGTACATATCATGGACGTATTTGCGGAAACTCCGGCTATCGGAACGAAAACCGCGGCCTATATTCGACTTGCCGTTCAGTTTCTATTTATCGCATGGGCCTTAGGGGTACGAAAAAGTATCACAACCAAATAAACACTTATGATCGGCCCAGCTTACGTAAAGCGACCCATTGTTTCAGTTTTTCCCTCGAATCCGTTGCTGGGTAGCCAAGTACCGTCTTACCGGCAGGCACATCTGCCAATACTCCCGAACCGGCACCAACGACCGCCCCGGAATGTATGGTCGTATGGTCTTTGATGGAAGCGCTGCCCCCGATCATTACACCGTCGCCCAA
Protein-coding regions in this window:
- a CDS encoding Ig-like domain-containing protein — its product is MKKSLDRAVSLCCLFLVALACTKDVGLITEVEFEILEEHTSEGFVNQGLPTTFTIVPEAILENYEYTISYEILQGNGYFEDVEGNRLEAGKGQPIESPFTTSLLYMGTEVGEHRVKIVGSDNFGISEEIEITYDLENVPALWEASSELTEIELGKAADIFLLFEPVDTALEVTYEARLEFASGSGTLAPIQEEGYPLDGDYAAIAPGTYPFMFTPSELGTQELVFVLRDSNGQELRETLSFNVVEVIRVISIFLGEDDTIELQLGDEVAPDITFDPPNASDQGFILVSDNPDVVLIDENNVCIAVGLGTAIVTVTSLSNPEATDTVTVTVVEPDRVPASAITIAQEDPDAQGAVRQLIATVLPADATDASVIWSSSDDTVATIDANGLLTGLAAGTVTITATSVSDPGVVDTIEVNISGGSLQDGNDITAFALPIQNSSTIDADTHTITVNVTDGTELNTAPSALSISGGATIDPGIGEVRDFNAAQTYTVTAGNGTAQLWTVNVTVSPPAGSGENDIVSFALPVQTDADINRNDHVIFVNVLEGTELNVIPQIFTVSEGATVSPDITEIQDFSRPVTYTVTAENGEEQIWTIRIVIVPADSNAENEIISFSIPNQVGTSIIDNENATVAIEVPQGIDLTSIVPNEVTLSENAMLFPVATEAQDFTEQFIYVVTAENGVEKFWTVTVTVLPSTGSDENDIIAFSLPVQNSSTIDTVNHTVTVNVTDGTELNVVPLQFTTSNNATIEPSTTQARDFSAPVTYTVISQSGIQQVWTVNTTAAANQPPVAVDDVGAVELGGSVRIDVLANDTDVDTPNAELIISGIIGVQPDNAGSFSEDNDGRTFVFTSSGEYQGDASFGYTVSDGNPGNEDFGQVTITITQTPVSITALNIVPSEYLLEVDETLRLTTEITPNDATNRILTWQSSDPDAVSVDQNGNVTGLQAEGSAIITATTNDGSNIAAEAIIDVNFLEIPVTSVVIDPPSGTLAVGEQLQLNGTTLPADASAAGVDWFSEDEDIATIDGTGLVRGISVGTVNIIADAIDGNGASQTASITVTPADIPLIGISVTPSTASIVEGATVQLGLVFDPTNASNQEVVWSSDNPNTATVDNDGLVRGVEAGTTTVTAISVDDNSIITTAQITVTAENTEPVAGNDSFEVAEGGNLNRPILTNDVDGENDDLTVDWVAGSSANIGQPIGGSNGGLFTISAGGALSFDTNGDFENLNDGESRQTTIDYRVSDGQLSSNIARVTVTVNGSGSSDTTPPEISLIGLDPVELFVNEPYTEEGATAQDDVDGILSNDDISIDNSSVDTTTAGTYLVTYTVSDTAGNVAERFRTVTVSLRSGNDILSFNFPRLTGPPVIDVLNHTVLGEVEFGSSRNASPISLTISEGATINPQDISPQDFSVPVSYTVTAQNGDIQVWTITLAEASAPPSPDFSFSIDPVSSPVSGSVNITFRITPNQAAIDAGIVFQMQFNRNGGDIIADFEYGAGSFISSQLFTVSSGTSSGTFVGLERPNCEFYDFNFTVSNNLSLPTQMRNVGFQVRDTAQPCD
- a CDS encoding conjugal transfer protein TraO, with protein sequence MNLSIKYTIVLLLLGFSVVSSAQYSKTATLTGGIYGDGYGGEFTFNTMLNDRSFTQIALNGTYTNFKNGEVDVPYLSVTGSYSYFFTVLTLRSRRILQQSLSVGGGALVGYESVNNGQVELTNIVSVAGKSKFIFGGVVSLDYDIIISEYFSLVLKTSEAYHANSDFGKFTNYSGIGLRYYLE
- a CDS encoding DUF4138 domain-containing protein encodes the protein MKSFPTCFVVFLGSMLLACFAVQAQSAIPINANDNVTTTIFFPSNIAKVVPPAVNFNFEYEDHTQIGLLKGRKGKPSNLLVITEDGYAYSFALSYSEEIQKFNFILTIDQAVSQTNPGKTVGASDVADRKTEENDSPEITDNTSAPVDTDTSDATQANEADTSSSTATDNKPTAQVNMDNTSMDTLVQQNKDVPKQASGNNSRENEDDDLYDTDREEYYRIFCENNYLQKTILKRSFRKNKKIALRLNNILTDRNEKYFILQIENNSKKEFSVGGLGFFRRTGVGQLEKIITPLYSFNLQETIDPQSVNEVVYVFKNFEIGNKETVSIVLTDASSDNGVVLPMDNLIVNSPSN
- a CDS encoding membrane dipeptidase → MKNVYIDLHCHPSLKPFGRSFDQKSTKKRNSPNRMRRNSIYHRKGVNPVSKKINNLLTLTKFTQSDLTSVYGGKGRILVISLYPMEKQMVHDTGDVKFIGRLFRNLATGIGIDRIRHIQKMTDYFEDLNNEYEFYKELDNKPVTVHGKKVRYKMVKSYQEIEQWKADGIPTIFMITSIEGCHVFNSGLVLAGRPKADEKEVLENIKIVKNWTFRPFFVGLAHHFDNELCGHEKSMGGLVDAIIKQKVDNSQGITSLGKKALSALLDNNKKNRILIDVKHMNVKSRYEYYEIVKSEYASKIPLIVSHGAVNGRNNPIDNNRVDTDFNDATINFYDDEIFRIARSQGIFGIQLDERRIAHKKVMGLLAGRNKSSKLIWKQIEHMAKYLNLLKMEAWNIQCLGTDFDGIIDPLPGFWAAKDLDKLPKFLVKHANDFLKSPEGKKLEPKNRLSAKEIVDKFMFGNARDFLKAHFR